The Populus trichocarpa isolate Nisqually-1 chromosome 18, P.trichocarpa_v4.1, whole genome shotgun sequence genomic interval ACTCTCGCAAGATTCTCCTTCCAATCTTTTGCATCCATCACTTCTTCTAATTGTACACCTGCTCTAACCATGGCTTGATAGTCCTTCTGAAGTATTCTGATGGCCATTATCCTGAGCAAGCTAGGCATCTTGACAGCACAACCACCATCAACACTTTCCAATAAGCAGAAATCTTCAAGTCTATCAAGCAGTGAATGGCCTTCGTCAAATTCATCCTCCCTACTCTCCCGCTTTTCTATCACTCCCTCATCAATCAAATAAGCTATCAAATCCTCTTTAGGGATCTTGAAGCCTCCAGGAAATAATGCACAATACAAGAAACATTGTTGCCTATCAAACCTTAGTAGGTGGGTATAGCTTTCTCTCAATGTCTGCAATGCCTTTTCCATGTGATCTAGCCCATCTCTTGAATGTCTCAGGTTCTGTAAAGTATTCCTCCATTGGCGTTTGTAACGGAAACCCCTCGTGGATCTAGCCAGTGATATAACTCCTAGCGGCAAACCATCACACTCATTGGTGGTATCTCTCGCAATTTGTTCCGCATCTGGAGGAGAAAACGGGATGCCTTGTCGACGTTGCTGCTTCAACAAATCCCAAGCTTCTCCATTAGAAAGAGGATTCACTCGGATGTTTCTGCTAGTCATCCCTTCACAAACCTCTTTTGATTGAGATGAAACAATCAGCTTGCATCCTTGAAGTGAGACAGGAATTCCCACTGTCTCTGGCTCAAAAATGTCGCACAGATTATCTAAAATGAGAATCCACGTTTTTTtctgaattagtttttttgacaatttagCAGCTGTACACACATCATCATCTTCACTTGAAAGATCTAAACCAATATGTGCAGCAATAAGCTTCTGCAATCTATTAATGCTGGAATCATGATTCACGGTCACCCAGTAAAGACAATGAGGAATGTCTGATCTTTGTAGAAGCTCATTGTGGACATGTTTCAGCAATTCTGTTTTACCAACTCCCGCCATCCCATAAATGCCAATGACGGAGAATTCATCATCCATTAACGAAGAACATATGCTTTCCTTAATGACTTTAAATTCTTGACCCACTGGCATTGTAGAGCTAGTGGGTAATAGATCTCCTCTAGTCTCACTTGTGTTCTGGAATAGATAACTAGAGATTGCCTGTATCTCAGACCATGATCTACCATCTATGTGATGCACTAGATCTTGTGTTGCTTCTCCAGTATTCTCTTGTGCATTTCTGTCAACATGCTGGATAGATCCTTCACCGGTGTTTTCAATTCCATTTGCCGCTTCTAGATGCGAAGAAATTATCTCTTCCTCCACACCTTGTTCCATGTCTTGAACTCTCACCTGTACTCTTCCATCATCCCTTGCCAAATTGTCAGCCTCCGCATTGCTTTGTACCAACAATTGAACCGCTGGTTCTGTCCTCACTCCAACTATGTTCTGCGCATAGTTCATAATTGCATCAATTGGTTGGGATGAATCTCCCCGAGGCTCATCAGCTTGATTACTGATTACATTGTTCTGTTCTTGTGAAGAATCTGAAATTGCATTAGCGACCTCGTTATTGCTTAAGCCATCAACTGCTTCACGGGCTGCATCTTGAACTTCTGGAGTAACAAGTTTACAAGTTGTAACACCATGCCCTTCCACTCTTGATAAATGCCATTTGATCCTCGTAATGCTAGTACCTTCGGCAAATAATTTCCCACAAAACGTACACTTCCTTTTACCTTCAGCCACCCTTTCAACATATCTCCAAAAGTAATCCCGAACTTCATCATTCGGTGGCATCATTTTGATCAGTGGCTCtgtagaaaagagaaaagaaaaaacaatgaattcaaGGTTTAGGGTCAATTTTGCATGAACTCCATAAGGCATGGGTTATAAAAACTGAGGAAGacaaattgatttatatttggaaacTAAAAACTGACGATCCTAACTCCAAAgtttctcaataaaattaatttctctgacttgtttttttacttcaaagattctttaaaaaaaaaaacaaaacaccgaagaagaagagaaagcacAGATCAGAGAAGAttatatggttttttaaaaataaagttgttgcACAGTGAAATAAAGATACACTGTGCAACAAAAGATTTAACGTCTCTCTCTTGTATTTTTTGTCACACGTTAAGATActtctttcaattgttttaatgaAAGACATAGTAGGAATATAAATAATTCCAAACCAAAATTATTCCAATATATACAGACAcacactaaaatatttttactattgtAATTCGTTTTAATAAAGTTATTGgtgaatttttatgaatttcttatatatgtgatatttattttattttgcttacaacaaaataaaataaaaaactggcaccttagacaaaaaaaaaaaaaaaaacacgtttttgcatattatttgttttagccACAGTtaatagaaattttaattacttttccaAATTGGACTTCAGCAAATAAATGATCAAACattcagtgtttttttaaaagaaaataacctTAATTTTAGTACAAAAAACTTCGGAGAAAAAACTCATCTCAAAATATACTAAATTTATTCTTAACTTCCAAAGACTAAATTGACATTCATTaaatataagttaaaaaattccTATTTaaattcaacctcaattttcatacaaaaaccTATAGTCTAAATTAATAGTTGTTATTATATGattctaaaatttgatttaataaaagggtttcaattaaaaaaaaattctatgtgattcataatttaattttaataaatctaattaataatttaaaaaaaaatttaataacacaaaatcaacaattaatactactgatttatttaatatctaaactattttattttaatatctatcCAAATATATAcacttttgtatttttatagcattttaatttcttaaaattttagagagtTAGACTTCAGTCttggtttgttttatataatttccgAGCCTTTATGTATCTAAATATCTAGTTAAAACtaagtattgtttttaaatattattgatcaaTGTTTGTTTAAGACTGAATATTAATTAgacaattaaaatcaattcatattatgttcatttttttataaaaaaaaaaataattgtttttataagttGAACTATGAGGGATAACCAGGACTACTATGTAAGTGTTTCTTGAATAACAAGTATATCAAACTAATTCATAAAGCATTCTATATGAAGAGATTACATGTATTTATAGAAATATCCGCATTACAATTATGTAAGTGATCTTTAAACTTgaataactaaattatattatataaagaatattatGTTATGATTTGACCACAATTTTCCTTAATTAAGTGTAACAAATGAACAAATATTaagtataacataaactatatgaagatatttaagTGATCAAGAGATTATTCATTACCCtaagtgaattaaaaaaaatgttagttttGATTGTGAAATCCACACACAAGGTAGaattagatttgatttaataagggttacaaatcttaaaattttaatgattatGGTGTTGAGGACAAATATGATTTA includes:
- the LOC127904737 gene encoding probable disease resistance protein At4g27220; amino-acid sequence: MMPPNDEVRDYFWRYVERVAEGKRKCTFCGKLFAEGTSITRIKWHLSRVEGHGVTTCKLVTPEVQDAAREAVDGLSNNEVANAISDSSQEQNNVISNQADEPRGDSSQPIDAIMNYAQNIVGVRTEPAVQLLVQSNAEADNLARDDGRVQVRVQDMEQGVEEEIISSHLEAANGIENTGEGSIQHVDRNAQENTGEATQDLVHHIDGRSWSEIQAISSYLFQNTSETRGDLLPTSSTMPVGQEFKVIKESICSSLMDDEFSVIGIYGMAGVGKTELLKHVHNELLQRSDIPHCLYWVTVNHDSSINRLQKLIAAHIGLDLSSEDDDVCTAAKLSKKLIQKKTWILILDNLCDIFEPETVGIPVSLQGCKLIVSSQSKEVCEGMTSRNIRVNPLSNGEAWDLLKQQRRQGIPFSPPDAEQIARDTTNECDGLPLGVISLARSTRGFRYKRQWRNTLQNLRHSRDGLDHMEKALQTLRESYTHLLRFDRQQCFLYCALFPGGFKIPKEDLIAYLIDEGVIEKRESREDEFDEGHSLLDRLEDFCLLESVDGGCAVKMPSLLRIMAIRILQKDYQAMVRAGVQLEEVMDAKDWKENLARVSLIENQIKEIPSGHSPRCPRLSTLLLHYNIELRLIGDAFFEQLHELKILDLSYTDILIMPDAVSNLVRLTALLLIGCNKLRHVPSLEKLREMRRLDLYRTALENIPQGLECLSELRYLRMNNCGEKEFPSGILPNLSRLQVFILGWGQYAPMTVKGEEVGCLKKLEALECHLKGHSDFVKFFKSQDKTQSLKTYKIFVGQFEENDGYNVKTCCRKSAGGFGNLSVNKDGDFQITFPNDNQELIVRECSSMESLVSSSWFCSSPLPQPSPSYNGIFSGLKEFYCFGCTSMKKLFPLVFLENLEVIEVSNCEKMEEIIETRSNDEGLKGEESSGSRILKLELLKLKILKLIELPKLKSICNAKLICHSLKVIHIRNCQELKRMPICLPLYESDQPSTRLSLHEIIAYPKEWWDSVLEWEHPYAKNVLGLFVKFQ